One region of Culex pipiens pallens isolate TS chromosome 2, TS_CPP_V2, whole genome shotgun sequence genomic DNA includes:
- the LOC120421980 gene encoding uncharacterized protein LOC120421980 has product MIMGGGVVDLWCGHNHFRLTGTRTGSVELSPAPVPLAFGVEWWGNGFYDLGWEDPAGGHPDGVKIKGDRNRRLTSEPRAVEEQVIGQAGALAKGFLLTLRNVLVNLVQLMPKILRVLLRDSSTNSAIVELLPALQKFTSDTTICKRKKPNGIDWALAPRETTFVDCLVWQTHPQFQDLASGIKRTCVYGAGVGR; this is encoded by the exons ATGATAATGGGCGGCGGAGTAGTTGATCTTTGGTGCGGGCATAATCACTTCCG TTTAACTGGTACCAGAACCGGCAGTGTGGAACTATCACCCGCCCCAGTTCCGTTGGCTTTCGGAGTGGAGTGGTGGGGAAACGGATTTTACGACCTCGGTTGGGAGGACCCGGCGGGAGGCCATCCGGATGGGGTGAAGATAAAGGGGGACAGGAACCGAAGGCTGACTTCCGAGCCGCGTGCTGTTGAGGAACAAGTCATTGGTCAGGCGGGAGCTCTTGCGAAGGGCTTCTTGTTGACGCTGCGGAACGTGCTGGTCAATCTTGTCCAGCTAATGCCGAAGATTCTGCGCGTCCTGCTACGCGACAGCTCCACCAACAGCGCCATAGTGGAGCTGCTCCCCGCGCTGCAAAAGTTTACCTCTGACACCACGATCTGCAAGCGCAAGAAGCCTAACGGTATTGATTGGGCACTTGCACCACGAGAGACGACGTTCGTGGACTGTTTGGTGTGGCAAACGCACCCGCAGTTTCAGGACCTGGCAAGCGGAATCAAGCGGACGTGTGTCTACGGAGCAGGAGTGGGACGTTAG
- the LOC128092847 gene encoding uncharacterized protein LOC128092847 isoform X2 yields the protein MVVRGQRYCPLHPIGLTSASSTPLVTPPALKLLHLTGSKMSTSPSAERRLRFGSISAVEAEEELLESARSPEFRNDLSFAIEAAPGSGRPLE from the exons ATGGTCGTTCGTGGACAAAG ATACTGTCCACTTCATCCCATTGGCCTTACCTCGGCCAGCTCCACACCGCTAGTCACGCCGCCGGCTCTCAAGCTGCTTCATCTAACTGGCTCGAAAATGTCCACTTCCCCGTCGGCGGAACGCCGTCTCAGATTCGGCTCGATCTCGGCTGTCGAAGCCGAAGAGGAGCTACTGGAAAGTGCACGCTCCCCCGAGTTCCGCAACGATCTGAGTTTTGCCATTGAGGCGGCGCCAGGGTCAGGAAGACCTTTA GAATGA
- the LOC128092847 gene encoding uncharacterized protein LOC128092847 isoform X1, producing the protein MVVRGQRYCPLHPIGLTSASSTPLVTPPALKLLHLTGSKMSTSPSAERRLRFGSISAVEAEEELLESARSPEFRNDLSFAIEAAPGSGRPLEEPWRSQTKYAFPAVE; encoded by the exons ATGGTCGTTCGTGGACAAAG ATACTGTCCACTTCATCCCATTGGCCTTACCTCGGCCAGCTCCACACCGCTAGTCACGCCGCCGGCTCTCAAGCTGCTTCATCTAACTGGCTCGAAAATGTCCACTTCCCCGTCGGCGGAACGCCGTCTCAGATTCGGCTCGATCTCGGCTGTCGAAGCCGAAGAGGAGCTACTGGAAAGTGCACGCTCCCCCGAGTTCCGCAACGATCTGAGTTTTGCCATTGAGGCGGCGCCAGGGTCAGGAAGACCTTTAGAAGAACCCTGGCGGAGTCAAACAAAGTATGCCTTCCCCGCCGTGGAATGA
- the LOC120416843 gene encoding uncharacterized protein LOC120416843 translates to MCDILVMNLNGNRKRLRSDDGEGGHLVLQRKMFINQQRMDQQDERKMKQIQDKTINMLFMGAKNSRQRPAVCQRECLRHVRLLGAGEYDFDVHSCPSWMEKKPDRKCRICDRQSAVHAECTNCNLELCEHCGVSCQHCPEKICMNCVNIFNCQTSNVPCCERCKIFN, encoded by the exons ATGTGTGATATCTTGGTGATGAACCTAAACGGCAATCGGAAACGGTTGCGGTCCGACGATGGCGAGGGAGGACATTTGGTTCTGCAGCGCAAGATGTTCATCAACCAGCAGCGGATGGACCAGCAGGACGAGCGGAAGATGAAGCAGATTCAGG ACAAAACCATCAACATGCTGTTCATGGGGGCCAAAAACAGCCGCCAGCGACCGGCCGTCTGCCAGCGGGAGTGCCTGCGACACGTCCGTCTACTCGGCGCTGGCGAGTACGACTTTGACGTTCATAGT TGTCCCAGCTGGATGGAGAAAAAGCCGGATCGGAAATGTCGCATCTGCGACCGCCAGTCGGCGGTACACGCTGAGTGCACCAACTGCAATCTGGAGCTGTGCGAGCACTGTGGCGTCAGCTGCCAGCACTGCCCGGAGAAGATCTGCATGAATTGCGTGAATATTTT caaCTGTCAAACCTCGAATGTCCCGTGCTGTGAGCGCTGCAAGATTTTCAACTGA